The proteins below are encoded in one region of Microbacterium pygmaeum:
- a CDS encoding TetR/AcrR family transcriptional regulator has protein sequence MTQIDDVDEKPRLGRKRDHTRDGEILDATLDVLAETGYDGMTIDMVAARAKAGKATVYRRWASKPELVLDAVACMKSKDVDLTAPPDTGTLRGDLIAMVKSPTIRESERKLKVMAGIVSMIARDPELAVAAREALVEPRAGANRIIFQRAIDRGEIPADSDIERLCTIGPSMVSYRVLMLQQPADREFMIDTIDRIILPAAGLRP, from the coding sequence ATGACGCAGATCGACGACGTCGACGAGAAGCCCCGCCTCGGCCGCAAGCGCGACCACACCCGTGACGGAGAGATCCTGGATGCGACCCTCGACGTACTGGCCGAGACCGGATACGACGGCATGACGATCGACATGGTGGCTGCCCGCGCCAAAGCGGGGAAGGCGACCGTGTACCGACGTTGGGCCTCCAAGCCGGAGCTGGTGCTGGACGCCGTGGCCTGCATGAAATCGAAGGACGTGGACCTCACGGCGCCGCCGGACACCGGAACCCTGCGCGGCGATCTGATCGCGATGGTGAAGTCGCCGACGATCCGCGAGAGCGAACGCAAGCTCAAGGTCATGGCGGGGATCGTCTCGATGATCGCGCGCGACCCCGAGCTGGCCGTCGCCGCCCGTGAGGCGCTCGTCGAACCGCGTGCGGGTGCGAACCGCATCATCTTCCAGCGGGCGATCGATCGCGGCGAGATCCCCGCCGACAGCGACATCGAGCGCCTCTGCACGATCGGACCCTCGATGGTGTCGTACCGCGTGCTCATGCTGCAGCAGCCCGCCGACCGGGAGTTCATGATCGACACGATCGATCGGATCATCCTG